The sequence below is a genomic window from Silene latifolia isolate original U9 population chromosome 7, ASM4854445v1, whole genome shotgun sequence.
TAACGAACGCTAAGACATAGTTTTAAAGGATGATGAAGTTCATTGTTGTACACAGGATGATGAAGTTTTACCTGTTGATGACGTTCATTGTTGTACAGGATGAGAACCAGAATGGATACGACGGGTAATACGTACGTAGCTTGTTACGTGAACGAACACAAAGAGGCCATCCTCAATGCAGCAAGGGTGGTGCCGTGATGTATAACTACGACAAAAACCGCCGGCTTCAAGCCCCTAGAGAATACATGAAGTCATTGCTAATTAGTGAGCAAACAACAGTCAGCTATAATCAAAAATCAATCTTTCTGTCAGTAGTTTTTCTATGCCCAATAGGAGCAAGTTCAGCATTCTGTTGGAAAAACCATAGGAATAAATAGGAAGTCGATAAGGTTGAATTACAGTGTCTCCAGTTTGTTATAAAAAGTTAATAAATCTCAAGTTCAGTTTCCTTTGAATGCAACCATGTTTAAAACTCGTGGAGCGTTATGTTGTCATCGTGGTTCTACCCGACTGTAgtagaaaaggaaaataaaaacaaaaatcagAAAATCTTAAGCATAATAATCAGATCTCCTTGTAAAGAGATACAAAGAGTTTAGAATTATTTCTTACGTCTGAatcgtttgtttacctttaattaaaatacttcTAACAAATACGCCACAAAAAAGATAACATAAGCATGAGACAGGGAGATTAATTTACCAGCTGAAAAAATGCTAAAACTATGAAAAACTGGCAGAAATTAGGTGTTAACATTCACCTGTTACGTCATTAGGAAGGCAGATGACTGAACAGTTTTGTGCAAGTTTAGTTTTAAGAGTAAACAATCCCATTTGGTTGTTTGGTGCTTCTTCTATGAATGTAACCATACTACTTTCTGGCAATTAGTAGTTCCATGTTCGACTGTTCGGCATGATGGATGATTTGACCCAAACCTGAAACAAATTTAATCAATAGATTAACCAGCTTCTGGCGCGATTCAGCAAAATATCATAGCTCAAAAATATCTGTCAAAATTCCGATCAGTTATAACTTATAAACCGGAACTGAAACTGATAAGAGACTGACTTGACATAAAAATAAACACGAATTGCCAAACTTACCTTAAGCTACAAATTGCTGTGTAATCGACTCCGTAAAACACATTATAAATAGCAGCAGTACTCAGCCTTGTATAGTCATTGAGAAAACAAACATTAATCTCTACCAAGGTCAGAAAGTACAACATGGCAATAATCTCTTCCTTCAAACTTATTATCTCTCCTAAGGAAACAGAAATTTATGGGATGACCCTTGGGAAAGAACCAAGATTTATGACGCGACATACTGCAACTATCTACCCTAGTAAGaacaataacattattattattaataaaggtaAAACAACAAATATTTTGTCTAGAGTGAAGCAGAGTTCTGTCAATGACGAAACCCTCGTCACAATTGAGGTATATTCATCTACTATTCTACTTTTATCATGCTTCCTCTATTCCATTGAATAGTATATATTTTTTGCCTTTTCAGCAAAATCATCAGCTTCAGGAGAGGGTTCAGAGAATCAAGGAAATAATGCTAAACAATTCATTAAAACGTTGCCATGTAGAAGATTTAGTCATGATCGATGCCATCCAACGGTTAGGTCTTCACTACTACTTTCAGAATGAGATCGATGGTGCACTAAGAAGGCATTATGAAAGATGTTGCACAGAGGATGGAGACCATGATCTTCATGATACTGCCCTCGCCTTCCGCCTCTTGAGACAACATGGATACAATGTGTCTGAAGGTTATTAACCTAATGCTAGTACAGGCATTTCCAAACACTAACTACATATTTTGTATGCTTGCATGGTAATACGATTGAACTGTGCAACTATGTTGCTCGGACTCTTCAATATTAGCTCGCGTATCCGTAACGGAAACTTGACACTCGGACATGGGTAGGACACTCGGACATTTCATTTTCGACCAAAAACATGAATTATTTTCATACAATAGCCGAATCCGATACTTGAACACGCACCCGTGTCGGATACTTCTAACCAAGTCCGCGCAACATAGCTGTGCAACACCACCAATAGCATTATTACCCTTATTGCCTCAAAGGCTCTCGCCTACAGAGGGGGAGGGATTCAAATATACACAATTCTAACCCTATGTTGAACTGATTGTTACTTCACTATTAAGACTTATGTGAAAGTGTGAAACAACAATATTACCAAAGTACTGTACAAGGATCCTGCCCATGACAAGCTAAGAAGGGTCGGGAAAATGCAGCCATACATCTGAGCTGAAGGTCAGCAGACCTTGCAGTACTAAAATTGCATACCGCTAAATGCACAATGTTGTTCTGCTTTATTTCATTCCAAAACCAAACAATTAGTAAGTTTTATTCGATTGATATTCTCAAGATTGCTTTGATTTTAAACATATTTGCTCGAACAGACTGCTTCAGCAAATTCAAGGACAAGAATGGAAACTTCAAGCAAGAACTAGAAAAGGACAGTAAAGGACTAATGAGTTTATATGAAGCATTTCAAATGCGTGTTCCAGGGGATCATATACTTGATGATGCTGGTGAATTTAGTGCGCATCTCCTacggaaaatgaaaaaaattgaacCATCTAAGAGCTACATTATCGAAAACACACTAAGCAATCCATATCATAAAAGCTTGCCAAGATTTATGGCCTTGGACTTCCTTCAGAATTTCGAGATCAAAATAAAGTCACTTCATGACTTCAGTAATGAAAACAATTGGATAAAAGAGATGCAATACCTGGCTGCAATTGACATCAACATGGCTCAGATCAACCACCAGAGAGAAATAACTCAAGTTTCAAGGTAAGTTTTTCGAAGGCGAACTCTTTGAATAGCCTTAAGCAATTACCAAAATCTTCATACTTGTAAAACATGTTATTCACTCAATTGCCCTTATGAAAGTAGGTACCGAAAGTTCTTTAGTAAGAGTAATTAGGATATATCTTAGTGTAAAATGCCTAACAAGAGACTACTTGGCATACACAGTAGCTTATGTATgttattgttgatgattattaGATGGTGGAAAGGACTGCGACTAACCGAGGAATTGGAGTTTGCGAGAAACCAACCAGGGAAATGGCATATGTGGTCCGTGGCTTGTCTGCCAGGTCCAGACATGGCAGAACAGAGGAAAGAACTCACGAAAGCAATATCATTTATTTATATCATCGACGACATTTTTGATCTGTATGGAACACTCGATGAGCTCATTCTCTTCACTGAAGCTGTTAATAGATGGGAATATGATAATGTCACAGGATTGCCCAGCTACATGAGAGTCTGCCTTAAAAACCTTTATGAGCTAATCAACGAGACCAGCCACAAAACCTATGATATGCATGGATGGAATCCTAAAGAGTTTCTTCAGAAAGTGGTACGTCGATGAAATCTTAATTACTTTCTATGTAAATACTTGAGTAATTAAACCATGATTACTTATAAGCCTGAATACTAATCCATAGCTGAGTCTTGTATAACTTTATGCAGTGGAAGGATTTATTCAACGCATTCCTAGTGGAAGCAAAGTGGTTTTCCTCCAGATACACGCCTTCAACTTATGAGTATCTGAAGAATGGAAttattagttgtggagttggtatTGTATGTGCATACCTCTTCTTGCTCTTGGGTGAAGGAGGAAACAAAGGAGGCAAAGGTCTACTGAACAGCCATGTAGAAACTGTATCTTTTACAGCTACTATATTTCGTCTTTGGGATGATTTAGGGAGTGCCAAGGTGCGTCTATTTTTACTTTTATTCCCACACCATCTTGAAATTTGGTCAATATGATTCACAAATTTATTTGAGCATCATGGGTGGCTGATATCAAGGTATCAAATTGTAGTAACAGTCGCAATGACGGCAATGCTCACATACATAGTGAACTAAGACACAGTGGCATGTTAATGCAGCGGTTTATCACGTCTCACTATTTATCTGTCAAAAAAAGGCAAACCTGTAGAAGAAATGTTGCTATCCCAAATTTTCATTTCTGCTAAGCTCACTTCAACTAATGACAAATATTTTTCATAATGGCCAATGTTTAGTAATATGCTCGTCATTTAACACCAATTATCCGACCGAGGTATGGTTGAATTGAATATATCAACACTACAATGCTTCAAAAGGGTTCATAGTCGTCTTTTATTGAGGAAGGTTAGATATATTCAAACCTATCAAAATCTAAAGATGAGATTACCATCCGATACCTCATATTTTACGAGAATTAAGAAAAAAATTAACATGGTGGAGGCAGTAGAACAAAAAAAGTACTCATAATATAAAGAAGGCTAAGATATTCACCTGTTAATGGAGTTCATTCTTGTACAGGATGAGAACCAGAATGGACATGATGGGTCATATGTAGCTTGCTACGTGAACGAACACAAAGGTAGCTCAACTGAAAGTGCACGTGAACATGTTCATACAATGATCTCAGATGCATGGAAGTGTCTCAATCAATCGTGCCAGACTtctccattttcggcacacttCAAAGAAGCCGTTCTTAATTTAGCAAGGATGATCCCAGTGATGTATGACTACAACGAAAGCCATCAACTTCCAAACCTAGAGAAACACATGATGTCATTGCTAGTAAGTGAGCAGACAACAGTCAGCTAAAATCAAGATTCAATCTTTCTCTATCAGTAGTTTTTCTATCCCCTATAAGAGCAAGTTCAACATTCTGTAGGGAAAACTATAGTAATAAAATAGTTACTGACCTCAGTCTGCAAAATATTTTACGAACATAAGTTGAAAAAGGAAGTCAATTTGAAAAAGGAAGTCAATGAGATTGAATTACAGTATCTTCATTTTgttatacaaaattaattaatCTCTTAAAGTGCTTCAGTCTGAAATATTAGGAATCAAAGGCACAAAAGGCTTTAACATAGTAtaaatattacaataataataataatccgtTGAGAAAGTCATTAAGCTATTGCTTATTATTATCAAGGAAGTAATGCTAATTAAGTGATTAGGAGAGGAGTCAAGGAGCAGTTCAGATGACATTCCAACTCAAGCGTAACCAGCAAACAAGGATCCATATTACTAGCTTCAGTTTGTAATGCACATAATTACATGAATCGGATTAGTAGCTATAAGAATATAAGAACAAACTAGGCTCCGTAAATAGTAAACTCGAAACCTGATAAAGAATTCGACTCTAACTGCTATTGGCCAACAGTTGATATACTATCATGAGTTAGTTGCTTCAGTCCAAAATATTTTATAGAAACCAACCAACATATCAATTTTTCTAAGCTCAGACCACTGCATTATTTGTGTCACATTTCATCCAAAAAAATATATCCGACACATTGTGAAACAGCAGATACACAGCACAGCATAACCTGCCACTCCACTGCAAAGCTATGATGTGTCCACTAAAATCTATCATCGTGAGAAACAGTTTAGCAATATGAGCAGAATAAATATCTTCTAAAAAGAACGGGACAATATGGTTAACTTTAAATGCACATTTTTATCAAGTGAAAACATAGATTTCCTTAAGAAACATCACTTATCTAAAACAGGCTTGAATAAGCAAGGCAAAACAGGCTTGAATAAACAAGAAACCTTAATATCTCTACCAAGCCGCGGTAATAACTCAGCTTCAGTCACGTTCGACTGCTTCATCAAACCATCAATCACCCTTTGAACCATGCTTACATTCCTTAACAATCTCCTACATAACCGAGCAACAAACTGATAATCACCATTGCTACAAGCATATGGCAACAATGTAGCAAAAGTCGCAATGTCTGGTTCACAATTGGTTTTCACCATTACAAAATACCAGCTTTTCACAGTTCTCTCAGATTTTAGTTCAGGCATTTCATCGAACAGTTGGTGTGCATGATTAAACAACCAAGATTTACCATACACGGCAATTAATCAAACATTAAAACCTTCGTTACTGGTCTCCACATACTTCTTTTGATCATCGAGGATTTTTTCGATCAATCCAACAAATTAAGCCCGGGTTAATTGCTGAACTATGAACTCATAATAGGATGCTTTACGGCGAAAAGCGACATTTTGGGTATTCTGTTTGAAGCTGTCGACGAGCTTTGCGATGTTATTCTCATTGTAAAGGTGTTTGAGATTTGCAGTTGAGAATGCGCGGCGTAGAAGATGAGAGAATGCTGATATTTTTGGAATGGCGGGAAAAACCGTTAGAAAGGAATGGTTAGAAAGGAATGCTTTTATAAGTATTTTTGGATTTAAAAGTAATCtttggttaaaaaaaaaaaaaaacgtcattTATTTCCGCAGTAGACTTTTTACTCATCTCAGTACATTTCACATCAAACTTTCCATTTATCTACCCTTGACTAAAAAATATCAACCTAATTCTCTCTACCGTCTCTCTATTGTTACATCCTTGACAATCTTCAACCTTTGTCAAATTATTCACTAATCTGTTACTAATAATCAAATTGACACATCGACTCTTTGTTataggtttttattttttttaattaggaTTTATGTTCGAATTAATTATTGGTAATTGGTGGGATGATGGGGATATTGGTGTAGTCGGATGTCGCTCGCGATAAGGACTATCGGTGGTCACCGGATTCCGTTCAACAGGCATCTATATATGTagtacatttaaaaaaaaaatcaaaatagcaAAGAAATGATGTAGTACACTGGGCGGCAAGAGGGCATTAGTGCAATTGTACTATGCAGTGCAGCGTAAATGCGTAAAGCATAAATTAAAACAATTACAAAATTCGGTTTGATTGGGCATAAATAGTTTTTATGTATGTCAGTATGTCGTATGTCGTATGTCGTATGTCGTATGTAATAATTTAGTAATGTAGTATAGAGTGTTACACCGCCTGCGATCTAGTAAGGCTTGAAATCATAGGGGAATGAAAGGTTTGAAATAATGGATTTGTAAAATTAGAGGAGGATGAAGGTTTGAAATTAGAGAGAATACAatagagagaagttagagagggaaaatggaggaagaaATGAAAggggtataattgtcaacattGTACTGagttgagtaaaatgtgtactgcgaaaatcaggacCAAAAAAAACATCATTAtttaaaagttgaaaaaaaaaatctcaaaaacTAAAAAAATTAACTTTTCACCCATAAAAATAGAAGTATCAATTTAatgtttttatttttgaaaaacacttaaaaattaagtttgaaaaacaaaaactcatttttcCCAAGTTAGCCAAAACATGCTCTTAGTGAATATTCGTGTGTAAAACAGATCTTATAAACGAGCTTTTCTCGAGCCTAATTATAAGTCATCTTCTATCTCCTAAAATATAGGAGATTCTATAATTTTCCAACCTAACTATGCTAACCTATAAGAGTATTGGGCCTTTAATTTTGCCGTCCTACCtaaccctaaaataacgggtaaTTTCGACTCTTGTTAATAAAGATCATTCTTATACTGAGAACCAGAATGGACAACAGTTGTAAAGGAGAATTTTGTAGTCGCCCTGGTAAGTTGTAACCTTATCAcgaaaacaaaaattaaaataaattttaattctAACTTTAAAATTTTTGTGCAAGTTACATGAGGTTGATAGACAAGCTATTTTTCAGACAGAGGTATCCGTTTTAATATtaaactagtttttgaacccgtgcaatgcacgggtggCAACAAaaagtattattaaaagtaaaaacttaagtattttttttatttagtaaattactaaattttagaaacttttgtttgtctatccttaCATTTTTGATAGGTTTATGTTGCTTAATTTTATTCGAAGTATGATACGTTTTTTGTCCTCGACCGTTTAACATATGAGAGGTGAAATTTGAAAAGTGGATATAAAATTACGCAAAACCTATTTATTTacgcaatatacatttaatttttttttcctgagaataatatacatttaattttactgattgtTGTACGCTTTTTATCATATTACCGCTCTTATTTGTTGTTCTCTCAATTCTCTACCTTCTCTCTTCTTTCCTCTCCCGCCTACCATATCCTGGACTTCTCGAAGCAGCGTTCACCATCGCAGATCAATTACCTCGAGACTCACAAACAATAGACCCTCTATCACAGTGGTAACCGCACCCAACATACCTCAGACCACGACTTCCCACAACTAACCACTCCCTGCAATCCATATCATACGTCCTTCAACTATCCTACCCCTTTTACCTCCACCATCCCCTACACCCCCCACCGTCATTATAGCATAACCATATTGTCGGACCTACCCTGTGAGCGACCCCTAACCCTTCTCGTAACCCTACGCGACTCCCCACCCCCATCATTACTCACCCGTCGCGACCCCTCTTTGATCAGGATCACCCTTCGATCAGGATCACCCATTAATTCGCCTTTCAAGTCGCCAAATAATAATCTTTTTGATTacttttcttttgtttattgagGCATATTAACATTTGCCCCTTAACATTGCAAATCATTTTGTCCGTGATTAAGATGGATAAAGTATATTTTCCATAACACCTTATTTACTCATTACCTTTCCATAACATAAAACTTACATAATAAAACCGAAAATAAAGATTAGGGTTGACACTGAAATTTTTTATTGTCGAATAAAACCGATGACATAATAATAAAAGGTGAGTATGCTACTAATTTTTCTCCACTTTACAATGATATGACTTTTGATGACagaaattgaaaagttgatagtCTATCGCGTTTATTGAAAAGTTTATTTTAACTGGAATAAACGCGACACCAACACTTCTTTCTGATTTCCAGGGCTCAGATTAGACGCCAAAGACCATTTATGCATTAGTTCAAAGCATTCAAAACTTGTCATATCACCTTTGTAATTTTCACATTTTTAATGGACTATAGTACAACTAACCTAATTGTTTAAACAGTcggtctcattatagacggacactatccgtctatacctatagacggatagtgttcttctcacaaattaaagtgggtagtgcaagtgggggtatccatttcccacccacttgcactacccactttaatttgtgagaggaacactatccgtctataatgagaatttgtattGTTTAAAATAGGTGTCTTTCCCTCTAGCTACAGTTTCATGATCATCTGTCTTGAAAACAAATTCTAGGCCGATAAAGACGGTAAGCTCTTCATGTATGTAATCTTTCACGCCATTTTACTAACCATCGTGTAAGAATTAGAATGTATAATAACGTACTTAAAACCTCAATTTTAATAGTATATTGAAAAAGTATGTTACATGTTCTTGTTTGCCAAGAATTCCAGTCGCAATCAATTCAACCTCCTTGGAAATATGAGGCTTAAACAGTGTGATCTGAGGCGCCGTTGAAAGTTTGAAACCGCCACAAAGTTTACCTGGAATATACATAAGAATAACATCTAACGTTAAAAAAATTGCATTTTAGCATTTGTAACTTCCATATTTACAAAGATAAATATTATCCTTATAATAAGCTACACCATCATCGTGTTTAACAACTCTTTTGAAGGGTTCTTGCTTGATGCGGTGGATATAACACCAGTTGGCCTTTGTGTTAATATTTGTCATTCCAGCAAGTGTCACACAATCCCACCCTTTAATATGTACAGGTAAATATGATAAGTTAATGTTGTATATCAACGAAGCAGCAAATCTAAACaaaattttatactccctccgtcccggtcatttgttgtcctttggttttggcacaaagaccaaggaaatggGAGGGGGCCAAtgattaaatgacaagtggaataaattgagtgggAATGATCAAATTcaatcttaaaatagaaaggacaacaaatgattgagacaccccaaaatagaaaaggacaacaaatgaccaagggATGAGAGAGGAGTAATTCTTTAAAAAGAAGAAGAGTTATATGGACTATGGAGTATAAACTTACGAAGTACTGCACTGTTAACTATTGACAACTTTAAATAGTCTTGAATAAGTCCGGCTTGATAAGGTCGTTGTCTCGCTTGATATCCGAGTTATCCTTAAGTCGATGCTTCTGTCAAAGGCGGGTTCTAAGATACAAAACACATGAAAATGAAAATCAAAACTTGTGAAATAGGGGATTATAATAATAGATTTTATGCGAAAATCTTCAACCTCTGGATATCGAGTTTATAATGATTCGGACAAAGATATATTGTATGTAGTAGTGCAAATTCTCATTTCACCTattataaaatttttaaaaaaaatatttcactTTATTGACCAAGTTATTTAGAGACTGAATATAAATAATGTGTATAATCAGAATTATTTTGGCCGAGATTTTAGCATGTAGATATTATGTTATTGGGATGTATATGGCAAGGTTTGGGTTAAACTGAAAAAAATATTCTATCAATGATTTTCTCCTATTTTTTAAATGATTTTATATGAGAAAGGATTGTTTTAAATCAAATTTTAAAAACGGAACTATAATTATGTGAGTGAAAAAATAATATGTGACTGATTCTTTCCCATTAAAATAGTCAACATTTTAGTTAGAGGACTACTATAATCATTGTTAATTCTATAAGACGTAAATAATTaatgaatgatttgaataaaatTGGAAAGTTTGATTTTTGTATTAAATGCATTGAATTGGTGGAAGGCCTTTCAAATATGGCAATCGTATATACCTTTAACAAATTTAATGTTTCAGTTATTATGGAAAAGTGGATTAAAATAACAATTTAAAACTAAAAATACATGCTTATGACATGTGGCAGAAGCCATCTGCTGATGACACGTGGCAGATggtttctgctttaatataatatatgatatgatatgactAGTCAAATATCATCTCATATATAGGACAAATATTTTGTTTTTGCCTATACATTATGCTTTTCTCTTCTTCATCTAATATGAGCATATTTAAAGCGTCATAAGCTTAATATGAATATCTCGTATCAAATGTGAATTAGCCAACTANNNNNNNNNNNNNNNNNNNNNNNNNNNNNNNNNNNNNNNNNNNNNNNNNNNNNNNNNNNNNNNNNNNNNNNNNNNNNNNNNNNNNNNNNNNNNNNNNNNNNNNNNNNNNNNNNNNNNNNNNNNNNNNNNNNNNNNNNNNNNNNNNNNNNNNNNNNNNNNNNNNNNNNNNNNNNNNNNNNNNNNNNNNNNNNNNNNNNNNNNNNNNNNNNNNNNNNNNNNNNNNNNNNNNNNNNNNNNNNNNNNNNNNNNNNNNNNNNNNNNNNNNNNNNNNNNNNNNNNNNNNNNNNNNNNNNNNNNNNNNNNNNNNNNNNNNNNNNNNNNNNNNNNNNNNNNNNNNNNNNNNNNNNNNNNNNNNNNNNNNNNNNNNNNNNNNNNNNNNNNNNNNNNNNNNNNNNNNNNNNNNNNNNNNNNNNNNNNNNNNNNNNNNNNNNNNNNNNNNNNNNNNNNNNNNNNNNNNNNNNNNNNNNNNNNNNNNNNNNNNNNNNNNNNNNNNNNNNNTCATGATTATtagaggttcgacgaatgctggtttatggcatactggcacccctaaatgtcttccgttgatactcaaattttgcgtggccgctttgtctgacccgaggaacattccgtgtgattttcggagaattttgatcggggaccctgaaatcccgaaaaaccgtgtattatacacttcaatttcagccgttcgggaggtcgtaccggacccggtttctttttctcccggtttttctatcacgtgtccgaggtcatttaaggagttaacctattcggtttcagcctcggataacgagtattaatatatttttcacgattatccgaggttcggcgaatgctggtttatggcataccgacacccccgaatgtcttccgttgctactaaaattttgcgtggccgctttatctgacccgaggaactttctgtgtgatttccagagaattttgatccaggatcctggaatcccgaaaaaccgtgtattatacacttcaatttcagccgttcgggaggtcgtaccggaccctgtttctttttctcccggtttttttatcacgcgtccgaggtcatttcaggagttagcctattcaatttcagcctcggataacgagtattaatacatttttcacgattatccgaggttcggcgaatcttcggtttatggcatacaagcaccccaaatgtcttccgttgctactaaaattttgcgtggccgctttatctgacccgagaaaatttctgtgtgatttccagagaattttgatccggaccccggaatcgaaaaccgtgtattatacacttcaatttcaaaccgttcgggaggttgtaccggaccctgtttctttttctcccggtttttctatcacgcgtccaaggtcatttcaggagttagcctattcgatttcagcc
It includes:
- the LOC141593052 gene encoding (3S,6E)-nerolidol synthase 1-like yields the protein MAIISSFKLIISPKETEIYGMTLGKEPRFMTRHTATIYPSKNNNIIIINKGKTTNILSRVKQSSVNDETLVTIEQNHQLQERVQRIKEIMLNNSLKRCHVEDLVMIDAIQRLGLHYYFQNEIDGALRRHYERCCTEDGDHDLHDTALAFRLLRQHGYNVSEDCFSKFKDKNGNFKQELEKDSKGLMSLYEAFQMRVPGDHILDDAGEFSAHLLRKMKKIEPSKSYIIENTLSNPYHKSLPRFMALDFLQNFEIKIKSLHDFSNENNWIKEMQYLAAIDINMAQINHQREITQVSRWWKGLRLTEELEFARNQPGKWHMWSVACLPGPDMAEQRKELTKAISFIYIIDDIFDLYGTLDELILFTEAVNRWEYDNVTGLPSYMRVCLKNLYELINETSHKTYDMHGWNPKEFLQKVWKDLFNAFLVEAKWFSSRYTPSTYEYLKNGIISCGVGIVCAYLFLLLGEGGNKGGKGLLNSHVETVSFTATIFRLWDDLGSAKDENQNGHDGSYVACYVNEHKGSSTESAREHVHTMISDAWKCLNQSCQTSPFSAHFKEAVLNLARMIPVMYDYNESHQLPNLEKHMMSLLVSEQTTVS